The nucleotide window ccagatctaaaaaaataaatacactTAATAACTGAGATCTAAATTATTAAGATTCAAACTTCCATTAAGTGCAAATAAATGATGCTTAAataacaagaacaaaagaagttttGAGAGCGCACGTTAAGCTAAATTCAGGATTGGATTATATTAGCCTAATTATAATGGCAATGATTTCTTGGTAGAAACAAAATAACTTCATTCCGAACTAATTATCAATAAAAACAGTGTGTTTCTGAGCTAAATACTATTGGCATTTGGTAAGTTCTTACATtattgcccccccccccccccggtttATATGTTTGTAGCCTTATGTAAAACCAAGAGTAAGCAAACATTGAAGCCCTTTATGTAACTTGCCCTTGAGTTAGATCACATTAGCGTTTGAATGCTCAATTTCGGCGGTTTATTGGTTATTTTAGATTTATTTTTATATCCCCAGTCTCGAAAACTTGGTGAACAAAATGGGCGCATATCAACATCTCTGAAAAAGGAACATAATTTCACCTTGGCATCAAATTATGGATGAAATCCATTGGAAATAAGACTGTATGTGTTTATGGACTAAACGATAGTGTGAAAGGAATAAGCTTGAATCCTTAGATGCAACACTCCTCGGGAGCTTTCCCATCAACCAATCCCCTATTTCAAGGTCAAGTGTGATAAGCGGGCTCAGGGATCAATGGTTCATCTAATGATCCTATACTTTAAAAGTAGATGGAGTGATCAAGCGACCCTTCTTGCACCAATGGCATAGAGTGATGCGTCAGTATAAACATCGAACTCCTTATTCCAATCCGGAAACTGAAGGATTTGGGCTGACAGCAGACATCCATCTGCATGCTTAAAGGCTTAATCTTGTTCCGTTTCCCAAGCGTTATGCCTTTCTTCTGCAATGATTCCATTTTGGGATTCCACGCTGGCTTATTATTTGTTAGTCTGTTCAAGTACCTGTCTCGCATAATAATTTAGAGAAGGCAAAATGGAATTAATTTTCTCCAAAACATTGGATATGTCCTTTTGATCATTCATCAATAGGATACGCTTGATTTCGAATAAGACCAATTGAGATATCAGGAAACAATAATCAGCATTTCCAGTTATGTTTGGGCAATGTAACTCGAAGATATTTGCGTCAAATGCTGTATCATTACAATTGACCATCATAGAGCCAATGTGCTAAAAGTTTCCAACTCCCTACACTTGTGAAAGTTCCCAAACAGGAAAATGATCTTCGAACTACTGGTTGGAAAAAAACAAACTTCAGTGACTATGCtgagaaaaaggaaaacaaattatCTACTTTAAAATGAaggaattgagttggaaaaaggATGTCTGCGGATCATGGTGGCTTGTTCAAAGGCAAAAGCAATCTCAATCAGCTTTGGTTCACTTCCTTTCACCCCTCCAAAACATATACCAAACGGCATACCATTAGTACTATTATAACCAGCAGGAACTATTATTGCTGGATATCCTCCAATAGCCAAAACTGTGGAAACACCTGAACCTATGTTCACTAAGGCATCCAGTTCATTCTCTATCATCAGTTTCTCAAATCCATCTTCTGAAAGTTTCTCCATCATCGCCATCgccttcctctctttctctccgATCCCTTTTGTTGCTTCTGCTGCTATGAAAACTTCTTGACTAAAGCTTTTACTTCTTTCCTGTATTTGTATTTGCAACAACCAAATAGTAAAATAGGATAATAATTTGTTATAGTCGGTTAAATTACAGTCAGTGTATACAATGTAAATCCATAGTTTTAGCGAAAGAGATATAGCTTGCAAAAGAAAACTTCTATAACTAAATGACAGTAACCATGTCAAAAGCACAGGATTGAAGAAAGGACATACCAATTCTGGGTTATTCTGGTTGAAGGCAATTATCTCAGCGAGTGATCTGACTGGGGATGTGACTAGTTCTGTTAGATAATTGTTGAGTGAGAGCTTGAACTCTGCTAGTAATGCCACTTCCGCACCACTTTGATTGGGGTCTAAGACCACATCAATATTTGGTATTTCAAGATTATCTAATACAACTGCACCTCTTTGCCTGAACttttttagaaaagaaaaaaaaagttaaatgtGTTACTAAGAGTATAAAtcttgcacacaaaggaaaaaaatgatgaaatgtTAAACTCACTAAACTATAATGCTCATACTTTTACCTTAGCGTCTTCAAATGACCAGTCAATACCGCATCAGCTTGATACACATCGGAAAGGGCCAAGAAAGGATGTCTTACCACACCCAATCTCTTTCCCTTAAGGCCATCTTCATTGAGAAATTGTTTATAACCACCGGCTGGAATGAACTTTGCTGCTGCCCTTGTTGCTTCAAGGTCTCTTATATCGAAGCCAACAATGGAATCAAGAACATATACAGCATCTGAAACCGTTCTGCATATGGGCCTGCAAATTTGATCTTCagcaatataatataatatttttgcCTATGCTGCCTACACTAAGTTTAGATAAACTAAATAAGCAATCGGGCATATCCTACATAGACTTTCAAATGTAGTAGCTTTAGGCGCAACCAGCAACACCACACAATAGCTGTGTTGCGGAagtcaaatgtatatagtgtgaataagtcacaactactataccaaaaattatgacagccaccaaataataaataagagaagattgaagatgtggaattttgccaaggtggagatttgttaaaTTTggcaaagtcccacatcggtgggttagccatttggttgggaaattttccctataaaagaagaggcctaatgtttaggatttagacacacttctcatttgccttctcatctgtttaaggcatttgtatcttctctctttagtattatttcacttgtatttttggagtggaataaaatattggttgtgtccgaggagtaggcaaaattagtcgaaccttgtaaattctggtgttccctttattgttgctttattgtcttatttattatttggtggctgtcataatttttggtatagtagttgtgacttattcacactatgtacatttggcttccgcaacaattggtatcagagccaaggtactgtctaagtatgctctgtggttgcagcatagtctgatcttccacatcagaaaagatttatcttggtaactgagtgaaggttctgtctgagtatgctctgtggttgcagcttagtctgatcttctacatcagaaaggaaataatcttgatttgtgtcgtcagctattaaataatatttgtgtcaaatatgggagacaataaacaagaagaatctacatcaagtgtcaacaatacgtcatcattggcatcttcgcttatgacaagaattgtgtcaaatgcgaaatttgcggtagaaatttttgacgggtccggacattttgggatgtggcaaggcgaggttctagatgtcctttttcaacaagggctagatctggccattgaagaaaagaaaccagatgttattggagaagaagattggaagattctcaaccgtgttgcttgcggtaccattcgatcctaccttgctagagagcagaaatatccatacacaaaggaaacttctgcaagtaaattatggaaagcactggaggataaatttttttgaagaaaaacagtcaaaataaattgtacatgaagaagagactgtttcacttcacctatgttcctggtaccacgatgaatgaacatatcaccagtttcaataagttggtcacagatttgcaaaatatggatacaacttatgatgatggtgacttggccttgatgttgttggcgtcacttcctgatgagtacgagcaccttgaaactactctactccatggaaatgacgaagtttctcttagAGAAGTTttttcggctttgtacagctatgaacaaagaaagcgagaaaaacagaagggcgaagaaggagaagcactatttgtgaggggtcgtcctcaaaatcaaacgaggacaaagaagggaagatccaagtcaagatccagacccagcaaagatgaatgtgtcttttgtcgagaaaaagggcactggaagaaagactgtccgaagttgaagaataaggccaaacataacaatggaaaggccattatggattcaaa belongs to Nicotiana tabacum cultivar K326 chromosome 6, ASM71507v2, whole genome shotgun sequence and includes:
- the LOC107814976 gene encoding putative amidase At4g34880, producing the protein MAIKGQFSLLFSSLLILLLCFISFNNKNGNCEQEYHFNIEEVTIKDIQLAFAQNKLTSRQLVDFYLHKIETLNPVLRGVIEVNPDVRKQADEADKQREIIKKKLSSLHGIPVLVKDSIATKDKLNTTAGSYALLGSEVRRDATVVERLKNDGALILGKASMSEWYHFRSFSIPDGWSARSGQGVNPYVQGGSPCGSSSGSAISVAANMVAVSLGTETDGSIICPAEYNAVVGLKPTVGLTSRAGVIPLSPRQDTIGPICRTVSDAVYVLDSIVGFDIRDLEATRAAAKFIPAGGYKQFLNEDGLKGKRLGVVRHPFLALSDVYQADAVLTGHLKTLRQRGAVVLDNLEIPNIDVVLDPNQSGAEVALLAEFKLSLNNYLTELVTSPVRSLAEIIAFNQNNPELERSKSFSQEVFIAAEATKGIGEKERKAMAMMEKLSEDGFEKLMIENELDALVNIGSGVSTVLAIGGYPAIIVPAGYNSTNGMPFGICFGGVKGSEPKLIEIAFAFEQATMIRRHPFSNSIPSF